The window TACCATAATAACTCATCTTCCTGTTTACAAGCTCATCTTCGTTCCTGTTACAAGTATTtaactaacaaaaaaaaacatcatcaTAACAATCGCATGGTATGGTAAAACCGCTTTGTTTGTATTTATATAAAATCCTGGGTCGCGACTTCAGTGAAAGTTATCATCCAGGAGTTACCGTCCACAAGCCCTCTTGCAAAGGAATTTATTTACATTCAAGATAAAGATGGCGACCGGCATAAAGCTTCTTCCCTAGCTAATATTTAGCAACTGTGACGTCTCTTGCAAAGGAATCTATTTACATTCAAGATACAAGATGGTGACCCGGCGTAAAGGTTTTATATTTAGCAACTGTGACGTCAGgtatcttataaaaaaatcgaAACAAGTATAACATAATATTGTTTTTGCAATAAATACTTGAGTTGATTTTGATTACTTATTTAAATGGGAAGTAAGCTTTAAACACTTACtcattttaaaatactttgGAAATAAACAAATCGCCCCGTTGGATCTTACCTGGGTAAACAACGACTAAACAATTTTTGGGACGTTTTTACCTAAGTACCTACACAATGTTTGGGGTGAAGTgcaaaaaatcaattgtttataaaaaaagtgtgttTACTGATCTCATCAGTAGGGACATTTTTCGATTTCTACAAAAAacgttataaaaatgttttcttggcATTGCCAAATTAGCACTCATATGAGTGCTAAAGCTGCATAAAAAAGTGGCCTGGAATTATCAATGTAGCTCAGCTTTTAGGTTGGCAATGCTGAACACTGATATGATTTCACAGGGCTGTAAAAACGATTCTTCAAAATACAATTTCCAAGGATAAGTAAACACTCAGAATCATTAAAATGGTTATTTATTTGgcattgattaaaaaataaaggtaTACAAAATTCGGTGTTATTTAATATATGCGCTCTAGTGATGAAATTGGCATGACGTATCATGCCAAATCATTAAGTTAATTCAAGCCTCTTGATCTATATACAATATtgtaatttatgtatttttcggCAGTTGTAATTATTTAATTGGATATTTGTGCAATCTTTTACCAATGTTGTACATAGTGTGTTTTGTAAGGTAATATTTTCCTGCACATAAACTCATTGGAAAACAGGGCACATTACTGGTAGGTATGGctagttcttaatttttcagtaTCAATGAGTAATCCACTAGATAAGTACAAACCTCAGGCACCAAAAGAGAACAAAGTTGGCGAGTTCATGTAAAGaaagaggtaaaaaaaatatgttcataCTGCAGTACAAAAAGTGAACATGCACACACCTGAATGGAAAATTCATGACCAAATGACAAATTATTCATTCACAAAGTAACCTCACTGCAAAGATATCCTCCTAAGGCAGCGAATAATAACTGCTTCTTCTAGAAATCAAGAAAGAATAGAAAAACTTTATGTTGATAtatgtcttttttgttttagatcATTAATTGTTTTAATGAAAATTCAACATGACAGATGAGGTTGCAGTAAATGTGTTATGTGCTGTGAAAGGTGTTAGAGAGGGTGACATGAAGGGGTTTAATGCCTTAGCAACCCTTCTTAACAAGGCAGATAAGGATACTCTCTGTAGTTATGTCATTGGTCTGCAAAAATCTATTCAATTCATAAACAAAGATCATGAAACCATTGTTGGGATTATTCTTAATATTGATTGGAGTTTGTTAGAACAGTCAACAGTGAATATTGTGATTGAGTTTTTGGTTGAACTAGTTTCagcaaaaacatattttttaaaaccatgtGTAAACAGTCTGCTGAAACAGTTTGTATCAAAGTCACAAGTTTGTGAAGACGAATTGATCAGACTAAATGATAAATTTCGTAACATTCATGCAACATTGGAAGCAATTGTTCATTTGATACCCATTGCTAATCAAGTCATTATAGACAATGTCACAATGCTCTTTCCCTATATTGGTAAAGGTTTATTTATCTTAGAGACTTATATTGTAAACATTTTGCAAATAAGTACCTATGCTAAAGATACAAGATATAGAATTTTGTCTCTGATAATTGATAAATTGTTGTCGATAGACGTCCGCATCCCACGACAGAAGCTTGAATCAAACGAAGATGaggaatttttacaatttgaaGACAAAATAGACACATCAAGAAGCAATGGAATGCCGGTGTTGATGGAAGATATTGCTAAGCTGGATCAATTAATGGTTATAGTATTTACATACATAAATTCCTTGTGCCACCACAATGGCAGTTTAGACATGAACTATGCAGAAGTATTCTTTAAAGAACTATTATTGATATATGATGGTGTAATCTTGCAAACACAGCAAAGTACACATGtacagtttgttttgttttatactgCTAGTTTTCATCAGGTAAGGTACTTGATAATCCCATTTTTTTCTTAGAATTTTTTCATTATGGATTTAAAGGTTACTTCGCGTCGTATCCTCTGGAGATGTTCTTATTGCTCACttttatgtgaaaaatacatcgAAACGTCCGGTGAagaacttttttaattaaattgataTGGCCAAGCTGGAGACCATTTATAAGTGTTTTTATGTTTAGTTCCATTTCGCCAAGATGTAAATTTTTCATGATTGGAAAAAGTTACATTAGATTATATCaaattttacacaaaacaaCTGGGTCCAGCTTTTCGCGCATATGATACTATTGAATGTAAATACAGAAAATTAATAGGCACGTTATGCTTTAAAACTTTGCGTTGTTCACCTTCTCTTTTCTATCCTAGATATAATTATACAGTAATATGACATGCATAATGGATGTGTGTATGACATGTGTAGTGAATGTACTTTTCCTTtaaattcttcaaaaaaattatgttttatttgttaacttt is drawn from Hydractinia symbiolongicarpus strain clone_291-10 chromosome 8, HSymV2.1, whole genome shotgun sequence and contains these coding sequences:
- the LOC130653796 gene encoding RNA polymerase I-specific transcription initiation factor RRN3-like, coding for MTDEVAVNVLCAVKGVREGDMKGFNALATLLNKADKDTLCSYVIGLQKSIQFINKDHETIVGIILNIDWSLLEQSTVNIVIEFLVELVSAKTYFLKPCVNSLLKQFVSKSQVCEDELIRLNDKFRNIHATLEAIVHLIPIANQVIIDNVTMLFPYIGKGLFILETYIVNILQISTYAKDTRYRILSLIIDKLLSIDVRIPRQKLESNEDEEFLQFEDKIDTSRSNGMPVLMEDIAKLDQLMVIVFTYINSLCHHNGSLDMNYAEVFFKELLLIYDGVILQTQQSTHVQFVLFYTASFHQKFCEEFIGVCWSILENPNKASITRRAASSYLSSFIARANFVHKPVIKTQIFNLARWIHRYLDIQNSTNIIADFNKHGPFYGVCQALLYIFIYHHKIFIQSDADIDFIKSLNFARIITSKLNPLKFCLNTIVSMFARVTRIYEIVFCYSVIERNNRSMLSEFTHTNGGVHKHLEIFFPFDPYMLPNSLKFIKPVYLEWTGTIDESDSDDDSADEGNLNDESVEQRWLTHASVSIDMKCVSPGFSLLHNEM